One Amblyomma americanum isolate KBUSLIRL-KWMA chromosome 8, ASM5285725v1, whole genome shotgun sequence DNA window includes the following coding sequences:
- the LOC144102079 gene encoding uncharacterized protein LOC144102079 isoform X2, translating into MFYLVVQSERITIIEASEGHGPPERNLHETSGPKIDEDNLSRGDERGASASCRQDTRSPTDPTPVPSPQPSQQHTPEPPLQPSTRATPSLLGKRRRDDGANNVLRQMLYESHRLDSLPDARNRQDAAFQQSMLEAIWEVTDAVQASNGQQELLIQNVNLLTLILQKQLEPPAPH; encoded by the exons atgttctatttggttgtccaaagtgagcggataacaattatcgaagccagtgaaggtcacgggcctccagaaaggaacctgcacgaaacgtcgggcccgaaaatcgacgaagacaacttgag cagaggagatgaacggggagcctcagcaagttgtcgacaagacacacggagccccacagacc ctacaccggtgccctcgccgcagccctcacagcagcacacaccagagcccccactgcagccctcaacgcgtgccacgcctagccttcttgggaagcgacggcgagacgatggggccaataatgtgctgcgccagatgctgtatgaatcgcatcgcTTGGATTCCCTTCCtgacgcccggaaccgccaggacgctgcttttcagcaaagcatgctggag gccatatgggaggtgacagatgctgtgcaggcgtcaaatggtcagcaagagctgctcatccagaatgtgaacctactgacgctaatcttacaaaagcagcttgagccacctgcaccacattga
- the LOC144102079 gene encoding uncharacterized protein LOC144102079 isoform X1: MFYLVVQSERITIIEASEGHGPPERNLHETSGPKIDEDNLSRGDERGASASCRQDTRSPTDPTPVPSPQPSQQHTPEPPLQPSTRATPSLLGKRRRDDGANNVLRQMLYESHRLDSLPDARNRQDAAFQQSMLEVCTRCAHCTLKSRSRHLKHKYQCSLLSTSTSVLTPLVGGGWDS; the protein is encoded by the exons atgttctatttggttgtccaaagtgagcggataacaattatcgaagccagtgaaggtcacgggcctccagaaaggaacctgcacgaaacgtcgggcccgaaaatcgacgaagacaacttgag cagaggagatgaacggggagcctcagcaagttgtcgacaagacacacggagccccacagacc ctacaccggtgccctcgccgcagccctcacagcagcacacaccagagcccccactgcagccctcaacgcgtgccacgcctagccttcttgggaagcgacggcgagacgatggggccaataatgtgctgcgccagatgctgtatgaatcgcatcgcTTGGATTCCCTTCCtgacgcccggaaccgccaggacgctgcttttcagcaaagcatgctggaggtgtgtactcgctgcgcacactgcactttgaagagtcgaagccgtcacctgaagcataaatatcagtgctctcttttgagcacctctacttctgttttgacgcctcttgtgggaggtggttgggacagctga
- the LOC144100703 gene encoding uncharacterized protein LOC144100703, which translates to MLLKVIFAVVCSLLMAPVVEKAKETAKFFGAWGAGLIGWKDPTQPTSLVPVLKDIRETTTPVHAFLGITTAIYLTIFVLQWLTRRIACSRGASKSETSLCAQYEETTKVQDEAMVGDNDDATSTVTGGYSASSEFVPSSSGSNQSLASTVLDVDSASGTDLGRRCSSVATRSRSAQSAKSLPYAASEVSLPCSAEGDAGINEKELHWNPVYTTALGEPCSSTSPLEPPCGQVDE; encoded by the exons ATGCTGCTCAAGGTCATCTTTGCGGTCGTGTGCTCACTGCTGATGGCACCGGTCGTCGAGAAGGCGAAGGAGACCGCCAAGTTTTTTGGAGCCTGGGGCGCCGGGTTGATCGGATGGAAGGACCCGACACAGCCCACAAGCCTTGTTCCGGTTTTGAAG GACATTCGTGAGACGACCACGCCTGTGCATGCATTCCTCGGCATCACCACTGCCATCTACCTGACAATTTTCGTACTGCAGTGGCTGACCCGTCGCATCGCCTGCAGCAGAGGAGCCAGCAAGAGCGAAACGTCGCTATGTGCCCAATATGAAGAGACGACAAA GGTGCAAGACGAAGCGATGGTCGGGGATAATGACGACGCAACGTCCACAGTTACCGGGGGCTACTCCGCGTCCTCGGAGTTCGTACCCTCTAGCTCGGGCTCAAACCAGTCGCTCGCCTCCACGGTGCTCGACGTGGACAGTGCTTCCGGAACAG ACCTTGGTCGCCGATGTTCTTCGGTCGCCACCAGAAGCAGAAGCGCCCAGTCTGCCAAAAGCCTGCCGTATGCTGCTTCGGAAGTGTCACTTCCCTGCTCAGCCGAAGGCGACGCAGGTATCAACGAGAAGGAGTTACACTGGAATCCGGTGTACACCACCGCGCTCGGGGAACCGTGCTCTAGCACCTCTCCGCTCGAACCTCCGTGCGGCCAAGTGGATGAATAG